A single region of the Elizabethkingia sp. JS20170427COW genome encodes:
- a CDS encoding dihydroorotase: MKTLIKNVQIVNEGKIFKSDLLIENDSIQKIAENISEAADKIIDGEGKYLIPGVIDDQVHFREPGLTHKADIASESKAALAGGTTSFMDQPNTIPNAVTQELLEEKYKLGAEKSYTNYSFSMGGTNDNLEEVLKTNPKNVSAIKLFLGSSTGNMLVDNPETLENIFSKTKMLICVHCEDEATIRKNTQEYKEQYGDDIPVKFHHLIRSEEACYLSSSKAIELAKKTGARLHIFHVSTAKETNLFRNDIPLKDKKITAEVCVHHLTFTNQDYETKGKLIKWNPAVKTQQDKDGLWKALLDDRIDVIATDHAPHTWEEKQNPYTSCPSGAPLVQHALPVMLENYHSGKISLEKIVEKMCHNPAILFQIDKRGFIREGYKADLVLVDLQKPWTVEKENILYKCGWSPLEGMQLHSSITHTFINGHLAYDNGIFSEERHGERLHFDR, translated from the coding sequence ATGAAAACATTAATCAAAAACGTACAAATCGTTAATGAAGGTAAAATCTTTAAAAGCGATTTATTGATAGAAAACGATAGCATCCAGAAAATTGCAGAAAATATCTCTGAGGCTGCTGATAAAATTATTGATGGTGAAGGGAAATATCTCATCCCTGGAGTAATTGATGACCAAGTACACTTCCGTGAGCCAGGACTTACCCACAAAGCCGATATTGCCTCCGAATCTAAAGCCGCTTTAGCAGGAGGAACTACGAGCTTTATGGATCAACCCAACACCATTCCTAATGCTGTTACCCAAGAGCTTTTAGAAGAAAAATATAAGTTGGGGGCTGAAAAATCCTATACCAACTATTCCTTCTCCATGGGAGGAACTAATGATAACTTAGAAGAAGTTTTAAAAACCAACCCTAAAAATGTTTCTGCTATTAAATTATTTTTAGGCTCCTCTACAGGAAATATGTTGGTGGATAATCCCGAAACTTTGGAAAACATCTTTAGCAAAACTAAAATGCTGATTTGTGTACACTGTGAAGATGAGGCTACCATCCGAAAAAACACCCAAGAATACAAAGAGCAGTATGGAGATGATATTCCTGTAAAATTCCACCATCTAATCCGAAGCGAGGAAGCTTGTTATCTTTCTTCTTCCAAAGCGATAGAACTCGCTAAAAAAACAGGTGCAAGATTGCATATTTTCCATGTATCTACAGCTAAGGAGACCAATCTCTTCAGAAATGATATTCCTTTAAAAGATAAAAAAATTACAGCTGAAGTTTGTGTACACCATCTTACCTTTACCAACCAAGATTACGAGACTAAAGGAAAACTCATCAAATGGAACCCGGCGGTAAAAACCCAACAAGATAAAGATGGCCTATGGAAGGCTCTTTTAGACGATCGTATTGATGTGATTGCCACTGACCATGCCCCACACACCTGGGAAGAGAAACAAAACCCTTATACCAGTTGTCCTTCAGGAGCTCCTTTGGTGCAACATGCGCTACCGGTAATGTTAGAAAACTATCATTCTGGTAAAATTTCTCTTGAAAAAATTGTTGAAAAAATGTGTCACAACCCTGCTATCCTCTTCCAAATTGATAAAAGAGGCTTCATCCGAGAAGGATACAAAGCAGATTTGGTTTTGGTAGATTTACAAAAACCTTGGACGGTGGAAAAGGAAAACATACTCTACAAATGCGGATGGAGCCCTCTAGAAGGCATGCAACTTCACTCGAGTATTACCCATACCTTTATCAACGGGCATTTGGCTTATGACAATGGTATCTTCTCTGAAGAGCGACATGGAGAAAGATTACATTTTGATCGATAA
- a CDS encoding DUF3810 domain-containing protein, whose protein sequence is MDIKKTISNNLFWVGLWLAQFFLFFFLQRSSRWIDFIQSLFYKTQYFRVRLLKGIPFSVGDVFYLLLVVYIVTSLLLMIRNKTRKKIFRNLLIVLNALYFVYQIQWGTLYFQLPLLDKSQIYAPVKNSDLKILAEKYLEKSKESRANFKDSVFKVRDLRPIIKAIESQQKNRNFTISVKPSLWGGLMSYSGILGYYNPFSSEAQVNQNLPHTYLIFTMAHEASHQIGFAREEEANFSAFIIGQKSENPELRYASNWFALKNILYNLSAQDEGYVRDFINKLPQPLKNDYLVEKDFYNRYSGKVASFFSFTNDLFLKSNQQDGSVSYNYFIYLLLEYEKSSGLTQ, encoded by the coding sequence GTGGACATTAAGAAAACCATATCGAATAATTTATTTTGGGTAGGCCTTTGGCTTGCCCAATTTTTTTTATTTTTCTTCCTTCAAAGAAGCTCAAGGTGGATTGATTTTATACAAAGTCTTTTTTATAAAACACAGTATTTTAGAGTTCGATTGTTGAAGGGTATTCCTTTTTCGGTTGGAGATGTATTCTATCTACTATTGGTAGTGTATATCGTTACTTCTTTATTGTTAATGATTAGGAATAAAACAAGGAAGAAGATTTTCCGTAATCTATTAATTGTATTGAACGCTCTATATTTTGTATATCAAATACAGTGGGGAACCTTGTATTTTCAGCTACCTTTATTGGACAAGTCTCAGATTTATGCACCTGTAAAAAATTCTGATTTGAAGATTCTAGCTGAAAAGTATTTAGAAAAATCTAAGGAAAGTAGAGCAAATTTTAAGGATTCGGTGTTTAAAGTAAGGGATTTACGACCTATTATAAAAGCTATTGAGAGTCAGCAGAAAAATAGAAATTTCACAATTTCCGTTAAGCCTAGTTTGTGGGGAGGTTTGATGAGCTATTCAGGGATTCTAGGTTATTATAATCCTTTTTCTTCAGAAGCTCAGGTAAACCAAAATCTTCCACATACCTATCTTATTTTTACAATGGCACATGAGGCTTCCCATCAGATAGGGTTTGCAAGGGAAGAAGAGGCTAATTTTAGTGCATTTATTATAGGGCAAAAGTCAGAAAATCCAGAGTTGAGATATGCTTCCAATTGGTTTGCTCTTAAAAATATTTTGTACAATCTGTCCGCTCAAGATGAAGGCTATGTGCGGGATTTTATAAATAAATTACCTCAGCCTTTAAAAAATGATTATCTGGTAGAAAAAGATTTTTATAACCGCTATAGCGGGAAAGTTGCTAGCTTTTTTTCGTTTACCAATGATTTATTCCTGAAAAGTAATCAACAAGACGGCAGTGTTTCTTACAATTATTTTATTTATCTCTTATTGGAGTACGAAAAATCTTCAGGATTGACACAATAA
- a CDS encoding MFS transporter: MFDYRNKTNWSQFTSLVIVFFFWGFVAASNDILIPVFKKAFDLTNFQSQLVASAYYIAYTVGTIIYLLISRVLGYDILNKIGYKNGLIIGLLISAAGSLIFIPAASAHSFTLMISALFVVGLGFSLQQTVANPLAIAIGPSETGSQRLTMAGGINNLGTTIGPLIVAFAIFGSAAAANTDADIDSVKIPYLVLGVAFVLAAVFLKFSSLPDVTETNEVEEVNEIAKPRKSVLQYPQLVLGMIAIFLYVGVEVATASNLPAYMEHDLGYSVQEVAPYISLYWASMMIGRWGGAVGAFNLKGGMLQVAKFIAPYLAFSVFLIVNAIAKHDLTPFWIYIPIIAVMIVADIYCKGNPAKTTLVFSGMGILALVIGMSTTGMTSVYAFISVGLFNSVLWPCIFALAIMGLGKHTNEGSNYLIMMIMGGGIIAPLQGFVADLTTSHFSYIIDVLCFAYLIFFAIKVKSILKTQGIDLEGTKVSGGGH; encoded by the coding sequence ATGTTCGATTATCGTAATAAGACTAACTGGAGCCAATTTACTTCGCTAGTCATTGTATTCTTCTTTTGGGGATTTGTTGCAGCGAGTAATGACATCTTGATTCCCGTTTTCAAAAAAGCATTCGATCTTACCAATTTTCAAAGTCAGTTAGTAGCCTCGGCATACTATATTGCTTATACAGTAGGGACTATTATTTACCTATTGATATCTAGAGTTTTAGGATATGATATTCTAAATAAAATAGGTTACAAAAATGGTCTGATTATCGGATTACTTATTTCCGCTGCAGGTTCATTAATTTTTATTCCAGCAGCAAGTGCACACTCTTTTACCTTAATGATTTCAGCGTTGTTTGTAGTAGGTTTAGGTTTTTCATTACAGCAAACCGTTGCCAATCCTTTGGCTATTGCAATAGGACCTAGCGAAACTGGTTCTCAACGTCTTACCATGGCAGGAGGAATTAACAATTTAGGGACTACTATAGGCCCACTTATCGTAGCGTTTGCTATTTTTGGTTCTGCAGCAGCAGCCAATACCGATGCGGATATCGATAGTGTGAAAATTCCTTATTTAGTATTAGGAGTAGCTTTCGTTTTGGCAGCTGTATTTTTGAAATTTTCTTCGCTTCCAGATGTTACCGAAACCAATGAAGTAGAAGAAGTAAATGAAATTGCAAAGCCTCGTAAATCAGTGCTTCAATATCCACAATTGGTACTAGGGATGATTGCTATCTTCCTTTATGTTGGTGTTGAAGTGGCTACAGCAAGTAACTTACCCGCTTATATGGAGCATGACTTAGGTTATTCTGTACAAGAGGTGGCACCTTATATTTCTCTTTATTGGGCGAGTATGATGATTGGCCGTTGGGGAGGCGCTGTAGGAGCTTTTAACTTAAAAGGAGGTATGCTACAAGTAGCTAAATTTATAGCTCCTTATCTTGCTTTTAGTGTGTTTTTAATTGTAAATGCTATTGCAAAACACGATCTTACTCCTTTCTGGATTTACATTCCAATCATTGCAGTGATGATTGTTGCAGATATTTATTGTAAAGGAAATCCAGCAAAAACAACTTTAGTGTTTTCGGGTATGGGTATCTTAGCTCTTGTAATAGGGATGTCAACCACAGGAATGACTTCTGTATATGCATTTATTAGCGTAGGTTTGTTTAATAGTGTGTTGTGGCCGTGTATTTTTGCTTTAGCAATTATGGGACTCGGTAAGCATACTAATGAGGGGTCTAACTATTTAATTATGATGATTATGGGAGGTGGTATCATTGCGCCGTTACAAGGTTTTGTGGCTGACCTTACTACATCTCATTTTAGTTATATTATTGATGTTTTATGTTTTGCCTACCTTATTTTCTTTGCTATTAAGGTGAAGAGTATTTTAAAAACTCAAGGTATCGATCTTGAAGGAACTAAAGTTTCTGGAGGTGGACATTAA
- a CDS encoding 1-acyl-sn-glycerol-3-phosphate acyltransferase, with translation MEKILNYLWRLWFVILLIPTTLIFGFFAYLFSFSAKTFSLCYVFIRLWCLTLFYGMGFRFELDNTASKRLSPDTSYIFISNHTSVMDIMLMCILHPHHPICFVGKKELVKIPIFGGIYKRICVMVDRSSLKSRMEVYRRCSEKIKEGQNIVIFPEGGVPDEEIDLASFKDGAFSLSSQYQVPIAVYTFVGLKKMFPFSYDKGYPGRVKVILNDILTPHENKDVLKNMAFELISDTIIKKK, from the coding sequence ATGGAAAAGATACTTAATTACCTTTGGAGACTATGGTTTGTTATTTTGTTGATTCCAACGACTCTTATATTTGGTTTTTTTGCCTATCTTTTTTCTTTCAGTGCTAAGACTTTTTCATTGTGTTATGTTTTCATCAGACTATGGTGTTTAACCCTATTTTATGGAATGGGCTTTAGGTTTGAGCTAGATAATACCGCAAGTAAAAGACTTTCTCCAGACACTTCGTATATTTTTATTTCCAACCACACTTCTGTAATGGATATTATGCTGATGTGTATTCTTCATCCTCATCATCCCATTTGTTTTGTAGGGAAAAAAGAACTGGTGAAAATCCCAATTTTTGGTGGAATTTATAAGCGTATTTGTGTAATGGTGGATCGCTCTAGCTTGAAGAGTAGGATGGAGGTGTATCGCCGTTGTTCTGAAAAAATAAAAGAAGGACAAAATATTGTTATTTTTCCTGAAGGAGGAGTGCCCGATGAGGAAATAGATTTGGCATCTTTTAAGGATGGAGCCTTTTCTCTATCCTCCCAATATCAAGTCCCGATTGCTGTATATACCTTTGTTGGGTTAAAAAAAATGTTCCCTTTTAGTTATGATAAAGGCTATCCAGGCAGGGTAAAAGTGATTTTGAATGATATCCTAACCCCTCATGAAAACAAGGATGTTTTAAAAAATATGGCATTTGAATTAATTTCTGACACAATAATTAAAAAGAAATAA